In Borrelia hispanica CRI, one DNA window encodes the following:
- a CDS encoding DUF228 domain-containing protein has product MSSSNITQIRQEYEQKVKEIKDLMKNPSMDIENFSNDTSFQDKNLTFAASGCINSNNSTCIEKYPIKGYPYKRGVKLSFGENNDYEPRVEAGGDDLYGICIDIDDYTQIATVVPITEKFEGYLVAKDNSIKCKDKLKFNSDGQLEKANGSSNTNAVAITDSIKITDNLHMVGVKSYGNKALN; this is encoded by the coding sequence GTGTCTTCAAGTAATATTACTCAAATTAGACAAGAATATGAACAAAAGGTTAAAGAGATTAAAGACCTTATGAAAAACCCAAGCATGGATATTGAGAATTTTAGTAATGATACTTCATTTCAAGATAAGAATTTAACTTTTGCTGCATCAGGTTGCATTAATAGTAACAATAGTACTTGTATAGAAAAGTATCCAATTAAAGGGTATCCATATAAGAGAGGAGTAAAGTTATCATTTGGTGAAAATAATGATTATGAGCCTAGAGTAGAAGCTGGTGGTGATGATTTATATGGGATATGTATTGATATTGATGATTATACACAAATAGCAACAGTAGTACCAATAACAGAAAAATTTGAAGGATATCTTGTTGCAAAAGATAATTCTATCAAATGCAAAGATAAACTTAAGTTTAACTCAGATGGTCAACTTGAAAAAGCAAATGGTTCATCTAACACCAATGCTGTAGCTATTACAGATTCAATCAAAATCACAGATAACCTTCACATGGTAGGTGTAAAAAGCTATGGAAATAAAGCTTTAAATTAA